The Amycolatopsis coloradensis sequence CAGTCCGCGCTGACCACCCAGCAGGGTGTCCGCGTCGATCACACGAACGACTCCCTGACCGCGGGAGCCCGGGGACCGACGTTGCTGGAGGACTTCCACGCGCGAGAGAAGATCACCCATTTCGACCACGAGCGCATCCCCGAACGGGTCGTGCACGCGCGCGGCGCGGGCGCCTATGGCTTCTTCGAAGCCTACGACGACGCGCTGGCCGACTACACGGTCGCCGAATTCCTCACCAGCGGCGAGAAGATCCCCGTGTTCGTGCGGTTCTCCACCGTCGCGGGGTCGCGGGGCTCGGCCGACACCGTGCGTGACGTCCGCGGCTTCGCGACCAAGTTCTACACCCGTCAGGGCAATTACGACCTCGTGGGCAACAACATGCCGGTGTTCTTCATCCAGGACGGCATCAAGTTCCCCGACTTCGTGCACGCGGTCAAACCCGAACCGCGCAACGAGATCCCGCAGGCACAGTCGGCGCACGACACGTTCTGGGACTTCGTGTCGCTTCAACCGGAGAGCCTGCACATGGTGCTCTGGCTGATGTCCGATCGCGCGCTGCCGCGCAGCTACCGGATGATGCAGGGCTTCGGCGTCCACACGTTCCGGCTCGTCAACGCCGACGGCAAGGGCACCTTCGTGAAGTTCCACTGGAAGCCCGTGCTCGGCACGCATTCCCTGGTGTGGGACGAATGCCAGAAGATCGCGGGCAAGGACCCCGACTTCAACCGGCGCGACCTGTGGGACGCCATCGAGGCCGGGCAGTACCCGGAATGGGAGCTGGGCGTCCAGCTGGTGGACGAGGACTCCGAACACGACTTCGACTTCGATCTGCTGGACGCGACGAAGATCATCCCCGAGGAGCAGGTGCCGGTGCGGCCGGTCGGGCGGATGGTCCTGGACCGCAACCCCGACGACTTCTTCGCCGAGACCGAGCAGATCGCCTTCCACACCGCCAACGTGGTACCCGGCATCGACTTCACCAACGATCCGCTGTTGCAGGCACGGAACTTCTCGTACCTCGACACGCAGCTGATCCGGCTCGGCGGCCCCAACTTCTCCCAGCTCCCGGTGAACCGGCCGATCGCCCCGGTGCACACGAACCAGCGCGACGGTCACGGGCAGCAGAGTATCCACAAAGGACGGACGAGCTACTTCCCGAACTCGCTCGGCGGTGGCTGCCCGGCGATCGCCGATTCCGGCGTCTTCCGGCACTACACCGAAGCCGTGGCCGGCCACAAGATCCGGGAACGCAGCGAGAGCTTCAAGGACTTCTACAGTCAGGCGACGCTGTTCTGGAACAGCATGTCCCCGGTCGAACGCGAGCATATCGTCGCCGCGTTCCGGTTCGAACTCGGCAAGGTCGAGGACCGGGAGGTCCGGGCGCGGACCGTCGCCGAACTCAACAACGTCGACCACGACCTGGCGGCCCGGGTGGCCGAGGGGATCGGCGTGAGCGTGCCCGCCGCTCCGGCCATGCCACACCATGACCGCTCCTCCCGCGCGCTTTCCCAGCTCAACCAGCCCTCCGTCGCCCCGGCCAGCCGGAAGGTCGCGGTGCTGGCCGCCGACGGGGTGGATACGATCGGCGTCGGCCGCCTGGTCGAGGCGCTGACCGAGCAGGGCGCGATCGCTGAGGTCCTCGCGCCGACCGAAGCCGAACTCCGGCCAGGCGGTGAAGGAGGCCCGCTGCGGCCGGACAGGCAGCTCAACACCATGGCTTCGGTGCTCTACGACGCCGTCGCCGTCCCGTGTGGCCCGGGCGCGATCAACATCCTCGAACGCGACGGGTACGCCGTGCATTTCGTCGCCGAGGCGTACAAGCACGGCAAACCGGTGGCCGCCTTCGGTTCGGGTGTGGACCTGCTGCGCCGCGCCGGGGTGACCTCGAAGCTGGCCGACGACACCGAAACCCTGATCGACCAGGGCGTGGTGACCACCACGGCGGCCGAGGCGACCCTGCCCGACGGCTTCTTCGCCTCGTTCCTCGCTCAACTGGGCGAACATCGGTCGTGGCTGCGGCAGACCGACGCGATCCCGGCGTGACCGGAGTTTGCGGCGGTGGCTCCCGGGTACCGGAAGAGGGTGAGCGACCTCGACTACACGATCGTGATTCCGACGACCGGCCGGGAGAATCTCCACACGCTCCTGGCCGGGATCGAAGCCGCCGGGGAACCCCGGCCCGCGCGGATCATCGTCGCCGACGACCGGCCCGGCGGCGATGATCTGCGGCTTCCCCCGTCCAGTACGGAAATCGAAGTGGTCCGCTCCGGCGGACGCGGTCCCGCCGCGGCCCGTAACGCGGGCTGGCGGCGCGCGGAGACCGAGTGGATCGCCTTTCTCGACGACGACGTGGTGATCGGCTCGGACTGGCCGCGGAAACTCGCCGAAGACCTCCTCCCCCTCGGGCCGGAGACGGCGGCGTCGCAGGCGCGGCTCGTCGTACCGCTGCCGCCGGACCGTCGTCCGACCGACGACGAACGCGGAACGGCCGGGCTGGAGACGGCCAGGTGGATCACCGCCGACATGGCCTACCGCCGGTCCGTGCTCGCCGAGGTCGGCGGATTCGACGAACGGTTTCCCCGTGCCTACCGGGAGGACTCGGATCTGGCCTTGCAGATCGCCAAGGTGAGTCACCTCATCGCACGGGGTGAACGCGTCACCGTCCATCCGCCCAAGCGATCGGGGCCGCTGGCCAGCCTCCGCGCCCAGCGGGGCAACGCCGACGACGCGCTCATGCGGCACAAGCACGGTGTCCTCTGGCGACAGCAGACCGGAGCCGGACACGGACGGCTCGAACGGCACGCGCTGGCCACCGTGAGCGCGGCGGGCGCCGTGGCGTTGTTCGCGCTGGGACACCGTAAGGCCGCCACCGCGGCGGCCGGAGTGTGGGCGGGGCTGACCGCCGAGTTCGCCGCGCGCCGGATCGCACCGGGGCCGCTCACCCCGGGCGAGGTGTCGCGGATGCTCCTGACCAGCGTCCTCATCCCGCCGGCGGCCTGCTATCACCGGCTGCGCGGGGAGCTGCGGCACCGGCTGGCCCGGCGGCCACAGGCTCTGCTGTTCGACCGGGACGACACCCTCATCGTCGACGTGCCCTACCTCGACGATCCCGGCGGCGTCCGTCCCGTGCCCGGCGCCAGGGAACTCCTGCACGGCATACGGGCGGCGGGGATCAGGATCGGCGTGGTCAGCAACCAGTCCGGGGTGGCGAAAGGGCTGATCACCCCGGATCGGCTGGCCGCCGTGAACGCCCGCGTCGAACAGGTCCTCGGCCCGTTCGGCACCTGGCAGGTCTGCGTGCACGACGACGGCGACGGCTGCGCCTGCCGCAAACCCGCGCCGGGCCTGGTTCGCCAGGCCGCGGAGGCGCTCGGCGTGGACGTCCGCCGCTGTGTGGTCATCGGCGACACCGGTGCCGACGTGGACGCCGCCCTCGCGGCCGGAGCCCGCGGGATCCTCATCCCGACCGCGCGGACCCTGCCGGAGGAGATCGCCCGCGCCCGTCGCCGGGCGACCGTCGCGCGGGACCTCGCCGAAGCCGTGCATCTGGCCGTCGCGGGTACTCGATGAACGTCCTGGTCGCGAGGATGGACAACCTCGGCGACGTCCTGCTGGCCGGTCCCTGCGTCCGCGCGGTCGCGGCCGGGGCGGAACGGGTGGTCCTGCTGACCGGGCCCCGGGGCCGTGCCGCGGGCGAACTACTGCCCGGAGTGGACGAGGTCATCAGCTGGTGCGCCCCGTGGATCGACCCCGAGCCTCCGCCCGTCACCCAAGAGGACACCGACGCGCTCGTCCGGCGCTTGCGCGGGTTCTCCTTCGACGCGGCCTTGATCTTGACGTCGTTCCACCAGTCCCCGCTCCCGCTGGCGCTACTGCTGAGGATGGCGGGCGTGCCGTGGATCGGCGCGGTCTGCGAGGACTACCCCGGATCGCTGCTGGATCTGCGGCATCGCGTTGCCGGTGATCCGCCGGAGCCGGTCCGGATGCTCTCCCTGGCCGAGGAAGCGGGATTCTCGTTGCCACCCGGCGACGACGGCGGTCTCGCGATCCGTGAACCGCTGCCACCCGTGGACGGGCTAGTCGGCGATGAGGGCTACGTGGTCTTCCATCCGGCCGCGTCGGTCCCGGCCAGGCAGCCGTCCGCCGAACGGTCGGCCGCGATCGTGCGGGCACTGTCGGACGCCGGGTACCACGTGGTCGTGACCGGGTCCCCGTCGGAAAGCACGCTGACCAAGGAAGTGGCCGGAGACGCGCTCGATCTGGGCGGCCGCACGGGACTGTCCGAACTGGCGGCCGTGCTCGCCGGGGCGGACGTCGTGGTGGCGCCGAACACCGGCCCCGCCCATCTCGCTGCCGCCGTCGGGACGCCGGTCGTCTCGCTGTTCTCGCCGGTCGTGCCGGCGTCGCGCTGGGCGCCGTACGGAGTGCCGTCCGAAGTGCTCGGCGACCAGCACGCGGCGTGCAGGGACAGCCGGGCCCGGGTCTGCCCCGTGCCCGGCCACCCGTGCCTGGACCGCCTCGCGCCCGAAGCCGTCGTCGACGCCGTGGCGCGCCTCAGCCGGGTGTCGTCTCGCCACCCAGCGCGGCGATGACCTCGCCGCTGTAGTACGACGAAAGCCGGTTGGACGCCAGGAAGACGTACGACGGCGCGAGGTCGTCGGGATGCGCCGCCCGCTCGAACGGGACCTGGAGGCCGAACTTCTCCACCTTCTCGGGCGGGAAGGTCGACGGGATCAGCGGTGTCCACACCGGACCGGGCGCGACACAGTTGATCCGAACGCCGCGATCGGCCAGTGCCTGCGCCATCGCGTACGTCCAGGCGTGCACGGCACCCTTGGTCGCGGAGTAGTCGATGAGCGATTTGTTGCCCCGCAAGCCGTTCACCGAGCCGGTGTTGATGATGACCGAGCCCTCACCCAGATGGGGCAACGCGGCGTTGGTCACCCGGAAGAAGCTGTGGATGTTCACGTCGAAGGTATGCGTCCACTGCTCGTCGGTGAGCTCCTCCGGAGAGTCGACCGGCCACTGCGTGGCGACGTTGTTGACCAGGATGTCCAGGCCGCCGAGCTCCTTCACGGTCCGGTCCACGATCTCGCGGCACTGCGCCGCCTCGGCGAGATCACCCGGCAGGAGGAGACACTCGCGCCCTTCAGCGCGTACGCGTTCCTCGGTGTACTTCGCGTCTTCGTGCTCGTTGAGGTAGGCGATCGCCACGTCGGCGCCCTCCTTCGCGAAGGCGATGGCGACCGCGCGGCCGATCCCGGAGTCACCGCCCGTGATCAACGCGCGCTTGCCTGCCAGCAGCTCGCGCCCCTCGTAGTCCTCCATGGAATCACGAGGCCGCGGGTCCATTTTCGACGTCACGCCCGGTGGTTCCTGCTGCTGCGGCGGCCGTAACCTGTCTGCCATCGGTTCCCTCCCGTCGGGTGCTTTCGCCGAGGGTTACCCGGATGGCCGCTTTCTCGAACATGCCCGCTCTCGTGCCCGACGGCGGTGTCACGAAAGCCACTTTCGCACCGTTGAAGGTTGCGAAAGTGGCTTCCGCATCACCCGCCGCCAAGCGCGGTCGAGTGTGCTTGCAGGGACGACATTCGTGATGGGACGGACGACACGCGTGATTGGATGGACGACACGCGTGTCCAGGCGGACGACTCGCTGCGGACCACGGCCGCGCGTCGTGTCGTCCCTCCAGTCACGCGTGTCGTCCCTCTGATCACGCGTGTCGTCCATCCAGTCACGCGAACCGGCCGTTCGGGGCCTTCACGGACTCGGTAATCGCCATGTTCGCCCCATGTGCATCAGTAGTAACAACGGCCGCGCGTGAAGGGGCCCTTCCCTCGGCTCACCTTCCCTAGTACATGAAGGCCTCCTTCCTTGCGCCTGGCGCAGTGAAGGAGGCCTTCATGTACTAGGCCGGGCAAAGACTGGTCCAGAGCCGGTCGGGTCTTGCGAGGCAGGTGCGATGGGCACTCGGCCACGCGGTCCGGAACCCTCAGTGCACCCGCCGGTCCTCCGCCGTCCCCCGGTACCGAATCGTCCACAGGCTCCGGCGGATGTACGTCCGCTGCAACCACCGGTCCCGCCCGTTGTGCCGCGCGAAGAACTGCGACCGCGCGTGCAGGCCCTTCCGGTTGTTGATCAGCAGCGCGGTCCCCGGCTCCAGCTTGACCTGGTGCGCGACCTCACGGCAGACCCGCTGCAACTCCTCCAGCGCCTGCTCCGCCTCGACGGTCTCCCCCACCACGCCGTTGGCCGAGATCGCCACTTCCGGGGATTCCGCCGGCCCGGAGATGACCGCCACGAGGTCGGAGAGCACGTCGGCCCCCTTGGCCACGTCACGCACGTAGCTGCCGGGCGCGTTGAGCCGGAAGAGCGGGCGGCGCAGGACGTCGAGCACCTCCGGGGCCAGGGCGGCCGAGATGTCCCTGCCGTCGGCGTAGTAGGTGACGGCTTCCTTGTTCCCGTCCTGGCGGACGCAGTTCAGCACCAGGAAGTCCGGATTGGACACGTCGTAGCGGCCGACCTCGTCGTGCACGATGTCGTTGTGGAAGTTCAGGAACACGTGCGAGCTCTGGTTGGTCTGGCTCCGCGCCCCCGCCGACACCGGGACGACGTCGTGCACAAGCCGCCCGCTCTTCTCGGTGGTGAACCCGACCGGCTCGCCGAGTAGCTGGCTCAGTCCCAAAAGGACGGTCTCGGCGACGAACGTCTTCTTGTCCTTGCTGGGTTCCCCGTCGATCGGCGTCTCGGGGAGCTCCGGGTCCACCGGCAGGTTGCGCACGAGCGCGACGCCGGGGGTGTCGACGTGCCTGCCGAAGTCCAGGATCGTCTGCAACTGGTCGATCGGCAGCTTCGCGAACGCGACCCGGAGCATCGCCAGCGAGCGGTCGATGTCGTCGACGGGGTTCGGGAAGGACCGCAGGTCGCTCCCGATGGTGTCCCGGACCTCGTCGGTGAGCGCGACCTCGGCGAAGGTGCTGACTAGGGTTTCCTGCTTGCTGGTCATGGTGTCCTATCTTTTTTCCGCCGCCGCTGGACCGGCGGTCTTGTCCGAGTCCTTTCCGGACTTCTTCCCGAACTTGGCGATGAAGGTGAGCGCGGGGGCGGTCGCGATCGTCGACACGAGCGTCATGATCACGAGCATCGCGAACACCGCCGGGCTGATCACCTTCAACTGGAGGCCGACGTTGAGCACCACCAGTTCCGTCAGTCCCCGGCAGTTCATGAGCGCCCCGAGTGACAGCGATTCGCGCCAGCCGACGCCGGTCAGCCGAGCCGCCGTGGTGCTGCCCGCCCATTTCCCGAACACCGCCACCGCCGTGATCACCACGGTCCACAGCCACAGCGATCCGGAGCCGAGCAGGCTGAACTCGGTGTGCAGCCCGGTGTAGGCGAAGAACAGCGGCAGCAGCAACGTCAGAGTCACGCTGCCGAGCTTCCCGGCCGCGCGGGTGACGACCGGATCGTTCCTCGGCGCGATCACCCCGAAGAGGAAGGCGCCGAAGATCGCGTGGATGCCGATCTCGTTGGTGGCCAGCGCCGAGAGCATGATCCCGCCGAGCAGGATGGCCAGCACCGCGGACTCCGGCACACGGGCGAGCGCCTTCGCCAGCAGCGGCCGGACGACGGAGAGCATGACCACGACGAACACCAGGGTCAGCCCGACGGTCAGGAAGACCTCGGACGGAGTTCCGCCCTGGCTGACGGCCACCACGACGGCCAGCAGGCACCACGCGGCGACGTCGTCGACGGCGGCGCAGGTGAGCGCCAGCGCCCCCAGCGGCGTCTTGGACAGGCCACGATCGGTCAGGATCCGCGCCAGTACCGGGAACGCGGTCACGCTCATGGAGACCGCGATGAACAGCCCGAAAGCGAGGAAGCCGACGTCACCGCCGAAGGTCGGGTACATGCCGAGCGCGAGCACGATGCCGCAGACCATCGGCAGCGCGATGCTGACCTGGCTGACCGTCACCGCGGTGAACCCGCGTGCGCGCACCGCGGCGAGATCGATCTCCGAACCGACCAGGTACATGAAGAAGATCAGGCCCAGCTGCGAAAGGATGTTGATCGCCGAGACCACCCCGCCGGGGAACAGCCAGCCGAACGCGCCGGGCCAGACGAGCCCGAACAGCGACGGTCCCAGCAGGATGCCGGCGACGATCTCACCGATCACCGCGGGCTGGCCGAGCCGCCGGGCCAGGACACCCGCCAGGTAGCAGGCGCCCAGAATCACCGGCAGCGCGACCAGCAGGCGGGCGTAGGTGTCGGGCCCGCCGCCCGCGGCTTTGGCGCCCGTGCTCGCGACGGGCGCGTAGGCCGACCCCAGGCCGAGCACCACGACGACGACCACCGCCGGAACCGCGATCAACGCCGTCCCGACGACGATCCGGCGCAGCGTGGTGCGCCCGCCCCGGTCCCGCACAGCCGAATCCATCGAGTTCTCCCTAACCGGCACGCAGTTCCAGCGTGCAGCACTTGACGCTGCCGCCCGCCTTGAGCAACTCGGACAGGTCGGCACCGATCGGTTCGAAGCCGTGCTCCCGCAGTTGCGCGGTCAGCTCGGTGGCCGCCTGCGGGAGCACGACGTGCTTGCCGTCGGAGACGGCGTTGAGGCCGAACACGGCGGCGTCGCTCTCGGAAGCCGAGATCGCGTCGGGGTACAGCTCCTTCAGCAACAGACGGCTTTCCTCGGAGAACGCGCCCGGGTAGTACATGACCGTGTCGTCGTCGAGGACGGCGAGCGCCGTGTCGAGGTGGTAGTACCGCGGGTCGATCAGCGTCAGCCGGGTCACCGGGCGGCCGAAGAACTCGCGCGATTCGTTGTGCGCCTCCGGGTTCGTACGGAACCCGGTCCCGGCGAGGATCGTGTTCCCGGCGACGAGGTAGTCGCCCTCCCCCTCGTTGACCCACTGCGCCTGCCGCACGTAGCGGTATCCGTTGTCCCGGAACCATTTCAGGTACGCGGCGGACTCGCCGGCGCGTTGCACGTGGTGGAAGCGCGCGACGAGCACCTGTCCGTCGACCACGGTGGCGCCGTTGGCCGCGAACACCATGTCGGGCAGACCGGGCAGCGGTTCGAGCAGCTCGACACGATGCCCGAGATCGACGTACAGGTCGCGCAGCCATTCCCACTGCGCGATGGCCAGCTCGGTGTCCGTCGGTTTCTTCGGGTCCATCCAGGGATTGATCGAGTACTCGACGTCGAAGTACGTCGGCCTGACCATCAGGTAGTGCCGTTGGGTGGCAGTCCGTGACACGCTTCCTCCACGCGGTTTTGGGCGTCTTTCGCCACCGGACCCTGGGTAAGTGCCCGGTTTCGTCGTATTCGGTGCTATTTCTGGGTTTCGGAGAGTTTGACCTCGATCTTCCCGGCGAGGTCGTTCGCGTTGCGCATGGCTTCGTCGAAGGACGCGCCCAGCGCGCCGATGCCGCCGAAGATGTTGTTGCCGAGCGGAGGGCGTTTGATCAGGTCACCCGGCTTGGCGAAGATCTTGAGGTAGTACAAGGAGTCCGATTCGTTCACCGCGGGCGGGACGTCGATCGAGGCGATCACGCCGCCGGGGCAGATCAGGCACATCGCGGCGGTGTGCAGTCCCGTCGGGCTGAAGTGGTGGACATCCGGCCGCACGCCGCGAGAGACGTCCATGAGCCCCTTGATCGGGTCGTACCCGGCCGAAAGCCGCGCCATATGGTCGAGTCCCCCGCCACCGGGCCGGACGGCGATCTCCAGCAGGAACGGTTTGCCCTGGTGGAATCGGACCTCGGCGTGCAGCGCGCCGCGGGTGAGCCCCTGCGCCCGCACTCCGGCGGCCACCACCGCGTGCACTTCGGTCACCTGCTCTGCGGTGAGCGACGTGGGCGCGTGGTGCACGTCGTCGTCGAACGTCTCGCCCTCCGAAGTTACTCTGTCCACAATGGATCCGAGGTAGACCTCGTCGTCCCATGCCACCGCTTCGATGAGGTGCTCGTGACCGTCCAGAAAGGACTCGACGAGCAGGCCGTGCGGGCCGAGGTCCAGCCCTTCGGCCTCCATGTTGTACCAGGACATCCCGTCGATGCCTTCGCGCGCCTGCGCGTAGCGTTCCCGCATCTTCTCTTCGTCGTCGACGCGGAAGACGAAGTTGCTGGCCGCGCCGAGTGTCGGCTTGAGGATCACCGGATAGCCGAAGTCCTCGGCCGCTTGCAGAGCCGAATCGAGGTCTTCGACGAACCGGTAGTCCGGATGCGCGGCCCCGCCCTTTTCGTGCGCCTGCCGCATGATCAGCTTGTTCCGGCTGGTCCGCGCCGCGTCGACGCCGATACCGGGCAGGCCGAGCGCTTCCGCGACCGCGGCGACCAGGACCACGCCGGATTCGGAGAAGGTGAGCACGCCGTCGAACGACTCTTCGGCGTGCCAGGCCTTGGCGTGCCGGATCAGGTCGTCGATGTGGTTGCTGCCGGCGATCCGGTAGCGCTCGGACGGCCAGAGATCCTCGGTCCCGATCCCGTTGAGCACGTACAGCACGCCACCGAAATCCTCGATCTGCTGATACCGGGGCAGGTAGTAGTAGGAGTTCTGGCTGGCTTCCAGCGCGAGCAGTTTCACGACACACCTCGCAGGGCAGGACGGATCGGGTGGACACCGGCCGCTCGCGCGAGCGGCCGGTCGAGCGGTTCGAGTCCGGTCGGGACCGGGTCGGCGCCGGTCAGGCGCGCGGCCAGGGACCGGGCGATCAGCGGGGCGAACTTGAACGACGAGCCGCCGCACGCCGCGTAGGTCAGGACCCGGTCGCCGAGGACGGCGAGCATCGGGCCGAGGGTGGAGCGCCGGGCGAGGTAGTGGCAGTCCCGGGTGTCGACCAGCCAGTCCCGGCGGAAGCCAGGGATCAGCGTGGAGAATGTGTCGATCAGGTGTTCACGCCACCACGAGGGCACCGTGGCGCCGCCGATCTCGTCGACCATGCGGCACGCGCTCGCGGCGCTGAGCTTCAACGGCGTCCCGGCCACGGGCGGCACCAGCCACGCGCCCCCGTCGGAGCCGAGCGACGTGATCGCCGGGGTCGCGGCCCACGCGGCGGCGTCGGCGGGCGGGACGTCGCAGTAGAGCATCGTCTGCCGGTGCAGCACGAGTTCCCTGGACAGCGCGGGGGCCAGCAGGTCCCGGGACCACGGGCCGGCCGCCACCAGGACGGCGTCACCGCGGAGGGTCTCACCGTCGGCCAGCCGGACCTCGGCCCGGTCGGCGTCGATCCCGGCCACCTTGCGATGCGGATGGAGTTCCGCCTTCGCGTGCCATCTCAGCCGAGTGGCGCACGCGGTCAGTACGCGATCGGCGAGCAGGACCCCCGCGTGCGACTCGAAGATCGCGCCCGTCCCGGGCACGAACCCGGCGTGCGGGAATTCCGCGGCGAGTTCGTCGGCGCCGAGCACTTCGGCCTTCGATCCGGCCGCGGTGAGCAATTCCCGCGCCGCCGTCGCCGCGTGCGCCGGAAGCGCGGTGAGCGCGCCGACCTGTTCGTAGAACGGCGTGGACAGCAGGTGTTCGAGATCGATCCACGCGTGATGCGCGGCGACGGCGGCCGCCGTGGTGGCGGGGTCGTCGGCGTGCAACGCGCGCAGCACGCGATGACGGTCGAACGACGTCGCACCGGAGAACGGGATGTCCGCCTGATCGGCGATCACCACTTCGTGCCCGGTCGACACACACTTCAGCGCGGTCAGCAGCGCGATGACACCACCGCCCGCGAACACGACTCGCATGGTCTTCCCCCTCCGGGCGAGACTTCGTTCGGGCACCACGAGGTACCCGGATGCCACTGCTGGGTGGTGGCATCCGGGCCTTGCCCCCGTCGGGCAAGGATTTCAGGAGGCGCGCGGGGTCACGAACGTGTCGTTGATGACGTAGCCGTCGAGGCCGTACGTCTCCCCGTACTCGATGAGATCGCTGGTGCGGTTGAGGAAACCGCGCCCGTTGTTGTTCAGCGAGGTGTTGCACAGCACGCTGAACCCGGTCTGCTCACGGAACGCCTCGAGCAGGTCGGTGATACCGGCGTTGCGCTCGCGCGTCACCGTCTGGGTGCGCGCGGTGCCGTCGACATGCGTGATGGCCTTCAACTCGTCGGAGGTGACGTGGTTGAAATACAGCATGTACGGATCCTCGACCGAGCCGACGAACCACTGGGGAGCGTCGGATTCCAGCGCGATCGGGGCGATCGGGCGGTAGTCCTCGCGGCGCTTGATCTTGTTGAGCCGCACGGTGGTGTCCACGGTGAACGGCGCGGCGAGGATCGACCGGTTGCCCAGCGCCCGCGGGCCCATCTCGTACCGGCCGCGCGCCCAGCCGATGATGTTGCCGTCCTTGAGATACTTCGCGACCTCACTCGCCACGAGCGGCCGTGTCTCGTACTTGGCGGGATCCGGGACGACGTCCTCGACGAAGTTCTCCCCCGCGTAGACGTCCCATTCGATGGTCGCCTGCCCGGTGTAGAACCATTGCGCGTCGATGGCCGTGCCCAGTGCGGAACCGCTGTCGTTGGGGCACGGCGGTACGAACACCGACGAGAACAGGCCGCTCTCCCGCCACAAGCGGTTCCAGTCGCAGTTCAGGCCGCAGCCACCGGAGATCAGCAGTGGCAGACCTTCTGTCAGGTTCTTTTCGGCGTAGTCGTAGAACCGGTCGAAGATCGCCTGCGAGTGCTTCGCCGCCGCGTTGCGATATTCCTGCGACCAGACACCGG is a genomic window containing:
- a CDS encoding carbamoyltransferase C-terminal domain-containing protein — translated: MLILSMKEGHDGGIVAIEDGKLLFALESEKDNYPRYDRITGELMARAAGMLDKQPDVVALGGWVKGEFSVEPPSRTGYFGVGEGAISDEAGKFFGKDVRYFSSTHERSHIYTSLGMAPAAPGQAYYSLVWEGNIGDFYRIDERGEATHLQHVLTDPGAKYAYLFALADPVFPLGKGKFRFNDAGKQMALTGFAEPGPLTPEEQKTIDFILDRDGIILGLSKEEMSWSHLYNAGVWSQEYRNAAAKHSQAIFDRFYDYAEKNLTEGLPLLISGGCGLNCDWNRLWRESGLFSSVFVPPCPNDSGSALGTAIDAQWFYTGQATIEWDVYAGENFVEDVVPDPAKYETRPLVASEVAKYLKDGNIIGWARGRYEMGPRALGNRSILAAPFTVDTTVRLNKIKRREDYRPIAPIALESDAPQWFVGSVEDPYMLYFNHVTSDELKAITHVDGTARTQTVTRERNAGITDLLEAFREQTGFSVLCNTSLNNNGRGFLNRTSDLIEYGETYGLDGYVINDTFVTPRAS
- a CDS encoding ATP-grasp domain-containing protein, with protein sequence MKLLALEASQNSYYYLPRYQQIEDFGGVLYVLNGIGTEDLWPSERYRIAGSNHIDDLIRHAKAWHAEESFDGVLTFSESGVVLVAAVAEALGLPGIGVDAARTSRNKLIMRQAHEKGGAAHPDYRFVEDLDSALQAAEDFGYPVILKPTLGAASNFVFRVDDEEKMRERYAQAREGIDGMSWYNMEAEGLDLGPHGLLVESFLDGHEHLIEAVAWDDEVYLGSIVDRVTSEGETFDDDVHHAPTSLTAEQVTEVHAVVAAGVRAQGLTRGALHAEVRFHQGKPFLLEIAVRPGGGGLDHMARLSAGYDPIKGLMDVSRGVRPDVHHFSPTGLHTAAMCLICPGGVIASIDVPPAVNESDSLYYLKIFAKPGDLIKRPPLGNNIFGGIGALGASFDEAMRNANDLAGKIEVKLSETQK
- a CDS encoding FAD-binding oxidoreductase, giving the protein MRVVFAGGGVIALLTALKCVSTGHEVVIADQADIPFSGATSFDRHRVLRALHADDPATTAAAVAAHHAWIDLEHLLSTPFYEQVGALTALPAHAATAARELLTAAGSKAEVLGADELAAEFPHAGFVPGTGAIFESHAGVLLADRVLTACATRLRWHAKAELHPHRKVAGIDADRAEVRLADGETLRGDAVLVAAGPWSRDLLAPALSRELVLHRQTMLYCDVPPADAAAWAATPAITSLGSDGGAWLVPPVAGTPLKLSAASACRMVDEIGGATVPSWWREHLIDTFSTLIPGFRRDWLVDTRDCHYLARRSTLGPMLAVLGDRVLTYAACGGSSFKFAPLIARSLAARLTGADPVPTGLEPLDRPLARAAGVHPIRPALRGVS